The Pseudomonadota bacterium DNA window ACGCCGACCATGGGTGGTGCGCTGATATTGACCGCAATTGCGGTGAGCACCTTGCTGTGGGCGGATCTCGAAAATCACTACGTTTGGATTGTGCTGTTCGTCACTATGACCTACGGCATCATCGGTTACGTCGACGACTATAAGAAGTTAGTGCTGCAAAACCCGGCCGGGATTTCGGCGAAGCAAAAACTTTTTTGGCAGTCGCTGGTCGCGATCATCGCGGCGTGGGCATTGTATAAGTGTGCCGAGCTCGACGGCATGTTAGCGACCCATACCGGGCTGCTGATCCCATACTTTAAGAATCTAATTCTGCCGCTGGGCATGTTCCAGTTGGTGGTTACGTATTTCTATATCGTCGGATTTTCAAACGCGGTGAATCTGACCGATGGTCTCGACGGCCTGGCGATCATGCCGACGGTATTGGTTGGCGGTGCGCTGGGTTTGTTCGCCTATGTGACCGGCAATGTAAATTTCGCTGAATACCTGGATATTCCGTACGTGGCCGGTGCTGGCGAAATCTTGGTGTTCTGTGCGGCGTTGGCCGGGGCTGGCCTCGGTTTCTTGTGGTTTAACACCTATCCGGCACAGGTTTTCATGGGCGATATCGGTGCACTGGCTCTGGGCGCAGCACTCGGTGTGGTTGCGGTGGTGGTTCGACAGGAGATTGTGCTCGCCATCATGGGCGGTGTCTTCGTCATTGAAACGCTTTCCGTGATGATTCAAGTGGGTTCGTTCAAG harbors:
- the mraY gene encoding phospho-N-acetylmuramoyl-pentapeptide-transferase; amino-acid sequence: MLLYLTQYLAQFESGFNVFDYLTMRAILGALTALVICFVIGPRMIQRLSTNQLGQPVREDGPDTHLLKAGTPTMGGALILTAIAVSTLLWADLENHYVWIVLFVTMTYGIIGYVDDYKKLVLQNPAGISAKQKLFWQSLVAIIAAWALYKCAELDGMLATHTGLLIPYFKNLILPLGMFQLVVTYFYIVGFSNAVNLTDGLDGLAIMPTVLVGGALGLFAYVTGNVNFAEYLDIPYVAGAGEILVFCAALAGAGLGFLWFNTYPAQVFMGDIGALALGAALGVVAVVVRQEIVLAIMGGVFVIETLSVMIQVGSFKLTGKRVFRMAPLHHHFELKGWAEPKVIVRFWIITVILVLVGLASLKIR